Part of the Flagellimonas eckloniae genome, ACTTTTTCTATCGCTTTGATTTCCTTGGCCAAAAGGTATCCAAAGCATTTGCTTTCGGGAAAATAATTAGCAACAATGGTTGTAGAGGCATGTGCCCTATGTGCTGTTCCAAAGGCGTCGTTTATATAAATGTCCCCGTTTTTGGAAAGTTCTTCAGCAAAAGCTGCATCTCCCTTTTCTTCTTCGGCATGAAACCTTAGGTTTTCCAACAACAATACTTCCCCAACTTGAAGGGTTTCAACAGCAGTTTTTGCCTCATCTCCAACACAATTGTCCACAAACTTTACCTCAACACCTATAATTTCCGATACCTTTTCACAAATATGGGACAAGGACATATCAGCATTTACCTGTCCTTTTGGTCTTCCCAAATGGCTCATTAAAATAGCACTTCCTCCATCTTCCAAAACTTTAAGGATGCTAGGTTTTGCAGCTTCAATTCTACTCGTATCGGTAACATTGAATTCGGCATCCAGAGGAACATTAAAATCAACTCTGATCAATGCTTTTTTATTTTCAAAATTGTAATCGTCAATCGTCTTCATCGGTATATTATTTTGGCAAGATCAAATGTAAAGATTTCCTGCTTTCCAGATTGATAAGGATTATCATATTTTTATACATTCAACAAAAAGAGGTTACATCTTTCAGAATCCAAAAAATGTATCTTTGATCTTATGCTGTTTAAAGATGTTTTAGGCCTTGGCCACATTAAAAACCATTTAACCACTACTGCCAATTTGGCAAGAGTGGCCCATGCACAATTGTTTGTTGGCCCCGAAGGTTGTGGCACTTTGCCCATGGCCATTGCTTATGCGCAATATCTGCTTTGCAGTAATTCGGAAGGAGAAAATGAGGGGGGAAACGTTGCCTGCAATACAAAATGCAATTCGCTTACCCATCCTGATCTACATTTTGTTTTTCCTGTTTCCAATTCTGATAAGGTAAAATCCCATGCAGTAAGCGACCATTATATAGAAGATTGGCGCCAATTTGTAAAGGAACAGCCTTATGGGAATCTTTTTGATTGGTACCGACTTATTGGCATAGAAAAAAAACAGGGGCAGATTGGTGTTGATGAAGCCCAAGATGTGGTTAAGAAACTATCCCTAAAATCATATGAGGGGGGATATAAGGTTTTAATCATTTGGATGGCGGAAAAAATGAACATCGCATCTTCCAATAAACTGTTGAAATTGATTGAGGAGCCTCCGAACAAAACTGTGCTGCTTTTAATCGCTGAGGATGAAGAGCAAATAATCAACACCATACGATCCCGCTGCCAGATTCTCCATTTTCCGCAACTCTCAGAAAGTGATATTTCCGAAGAATTGGTTAAAAGGGGCTCTACAGAACCCGAAGCCCATTCCATTGCGCAAGAAGCCAATGGGAATTTTAACAAAGCCTTGGACTTGGTCAACAAAGACTCCGAAGATTTGGTGTTTGAACGTTGGTTTGTGCAATGGGTACGAAGCGCGTTCAAGGCAAAAGGAAACAAAGGGGCAATCCAAGAATTGATTCTTTGGAGTGATGAAGTTGCAAAGACCGGAAGAGAGGTGCAAAAGCAGTTTTTACAGTATTGTATTACCATTATGCGCCAAGCACTTCTATTAAACTACAAGGCGGATAAATTGGTTTATCTAAAAATGCATTTGGAAGGATTTGACCTGAAAAAGTTTGCTCCTTTTGTACATGAAAACAATATTTTGGAAATTGTTGAGGAAATTGAAAAAGCAATTTTTCACGTGGAACGTAACGGAAATTCCAAAATTATTTTTACGGACCTTTCCATTAAACTAACGCGGCTTCTCCATACCAAGGCTGCATAAAACACATTAAACTATGGAACATTTTACCACATCACCTACAGAAATTCTTTTGTTGATTTTTTTGGCTATTGTTTTCTTACAAAGCGGGATAGATAAAATTGTGGATTGGAAGGGAAATCTGAGTTGGCTTACTGGGCATTTTTCCAAAACATTTTTAAAAGGAATGGTCCCTATATTATTGGGAACGGTTTTGGTTGCCGAAATGGCCTCAGGGATTTTAAGTGTCCTAGGAATCCACGAGTTCTTGTGCTTGGGGGAAAGTCCATTTGCGTTCTATGGAGCTATGTTATCTGCCATTACCTTATTACTATTACTTTTTGGACAACGCGTAGCGAAAGATTATGAAGGTGCGAAAACCATAGTTATTTACTTGGTTCCAACTTTGTTTTTGGTGTTTTTACTGCAATAAAAAGCCCATTCAAAACGAACGGGCTCTTAGTATTATGTTCAATATTTTTAGAAGACTAGTTGGTGTACTTATCATTTAAGATTTTAAGCATCGCCTCTGTCAAGTTCTGTGTTTCCTCCCCGTACAAAACTGCTCCTCCTGCACCGCCGCCTAATATATAGGTAAAACCATTTGCTTTCCCATATGCGCTAATCTCCTTTTTCACTTTACTCACCAAAGAATCCATTTCAGTTTGGCTGTTCAGCTGAAGTTGTTGCTCTTCCTGCTGTAATTGTTGCCCCACAAACTGTCCGCGTTGTTGTAACAAACCATACTCTTCTTGAGCCTTTTTCTGAGACATGCTTTGGGCTTTTGTCTGAAAAGCTTGAAGCTCTATCTGGAATGCCTGAGAAATACTATCTCTTTTCTTGGTCAACGCATCAACCTTGGTTTGGAATTTAGCCTCAATGTCAGCTTTCTCCTGATAGTCTTCCATCAACTTTACATTGTCTACATATCCAATCTTGTTTTGTTGACATGCTATGGCGGTCAAGGCGATTGCAAATACTATAAGTTTTTTCATCTTTCTCTTTTTAAGGATGCGCAAAAATAGAAAAGCTTTTTGAATGACTGCAATTATCTTTTCATGAATCCAAAAAACCTTTCACAAGACATATAAGAAATACTTATTAAGAACTTTAGTTTTAATTGACATCATCTATGAAAAGAGCCTTCAGAAGTAGACGCCAGAGCGCATTACTTTTTTTCACAGGGATATTATGAATGGTAACGGAAGAAGTGATCAGAATTTGGCTAAAATGACTTAATTCTTCTTTTTTATCACATAAATCAAGGAAGAATATTCTTTGGAGAAGTAAGCACTAATATTTGACCATAGGCCAACAAAGAAAGCATTGATCAAATACAATTTGTTCCCCCTATACTTTTCTGACAATAGTGAAACATAAAACGAATCAAAAAGCATGGGGCGTATAGAAACTACTTCAAAACCATGCCTATCAAAAAGTCGAATAATAGATGTTTTTGAAAAATGCCATAAATGTCTGGGCACATCATAAGCAGCCCAATATTGTTTATAATGTTTGGCATCGTAAGATTTGTAATTCGGAACGGCAACTACAACTGTTCCCTTTTCTTCTAACAATGCTTCTATGTCCCCTATTCGTTTATTCAAATCTGGTAAATGCTCCAAAACATGCCAAAGTGTAATTACATCATACTTTTTTACTTTAAGTGATGTGATGTCTTCCTGAAGCTCTATTCCTTTTTCTACCGCCTTTGCTCTCGCTTTACCATTAGGTTCAATTCCCTCACCTTCAAAGCCCAGTGAATTGGCTTTTGCCAAAAAATCTCCGGTTCCTGCTCCGTAATCAAGCAGTTTTTTTGATTTATCTATTTGATTATCAATAAGTTGAATCTTTTTTTTAAGACTATACTGCTTTACTTTTTGATATAATCGGTCAGTAAAGGAAATTTTAGAATCCGTATGGGAGATATACAGCTCACTATCATAATAGGGATTGATATTCTTTGGTTTTGGATGCGTCACCAACATTTCCAAATCTGAGTCATAAAGTAGCTCAAAGGATTCTTGAGAGACTGAAAAATCTTTAGTTTTTAAATACGACTTCATTATAGTTGTGCGTGGAAATGTATTCCTGTTTAAGGTTTCGAAGATACGCCAAAACCACATCCCTTGAAATTGAACCCTCCTTTAAACAATCTTTTTCCGTGTTACTAAAAACTTCCATTGCTATATACCAATTTCCTATTCTAGAAGAATGCACATCTTCAAGCATTGGATCCATTTCAGTAGTTTGACTTATAATTCCATCAACAACCAAAGGGATTAAATTAATTGTCTTGGTTGGAATCTCAACCTCATAAAAAGAAAAATAATATCTATCATTCTTAATTGTGAATGGTACTTCTGTGTCCACGTAATAGTCCTCTAAATGAAATTTTGTGTTTATGTAATTATAAAACTCATCTGCATCTTTTGGGTCTTCAAAAACAAAAACTGTTTTCTTTGGAAGTCCTCGCTTAAATCTTTTGCCTTTAGTGATTTTGTAGTCT contains:
- a CDS encoding ATP-binding protein, which codes for MLFKDVLGLGHIKNHLTTTANLARVAHAQLFVGPEGCGTLPMAIAYAQYLLCSNSEGENEGGNVACNTKCNSLTHPDLHFVFPVSNSDKVKSHAVSDHYIEDWRQFVKEQPYGNLFDWYRLIGIEKKQGQIGVDEAQDVVKKLSLKSYEGGYKVLIIWMAEKMNIASSNKLLKLIEEPPNKTVLLLIAEDEEQIINTIRSRCQILHFPQLSESDISEELVKRGSTEPEAHSIAQEANGNFNKALDLVNKDSEDLVFERWFVQWVRSAFKAKGNKGAIQELILWSDEVAKTGREVQKQFLQYCITIMRQALLLNYKADKLVYLKMHLEGFDLKKFAPFVHENNILEIVEEIEKAIFHVERNGNSKIIFTDLSIKLTRLLHTKAA
- a CDS encoding OmpH family outer membrane protein, with the translated sequence MKKLIVFAIALTAIACQQNKIGYVDNVKLMEDYQEKADIEAKFQTKVDALTKKRDSISQAFQIELQAFQTKAQSMSQKKAQEEYGLLQQRGQFVGQQLQQEEQQLQLNSQTEMDSLVSKVKKEISAYGKANGFTYILGGGAGGAVLYGEETQNLTEAMLKILNDKYTN
- a CDS encoding class I SAM-dependent methyltransferase is translated as MKSYLKTKDFSVSQESFELLYDSDLEMLVTHPKPKNINPYYDSELYISHTDSKISFTDRLYQKVKQYSLKKKIQLIDNQIDKSKKLLDYGAGTGDFLAKANSLGFEGEGIEPNGKARAKAVEKGIELQEDITSLKVKKYDVITLWHVLEHLPDLNKRIGDIEALLEEKGTVVVAVPNYKSYDAKHYKQYWAAYDVPRHLWHFSKTSIIRLFDRHGFEVVSIRPMLFDSFYVSLLSEKYRGNKLYLINAFFVGLWSNISAYFSKEYSSLIYVIKKKN